A genomic region of Bradyrhizobium sp. ORS 278 contains the following coding sequences:
- a CDS encoding TlpA disulfide reductase family protein: MAESPSALTRRAALLGAASTLVVSSSPAHAAAGDPSPPMFRSGRSQFIVERPRNPLPALKLQDISGKDVTLAPTSGHVTLVNLWATWCAACKIDLPTLAALERARMPGLDIWTICTDRRDIKTIRRYAEAIAMPRSSFSDPHAQATNPANAEASLFATPAMPITYLIGTSGLIEGYVTGAAEWLSDPGQALLRYYLDQPAA, encoded by the coding sequence ATGGCTGAGTCCCCCAGCGCGCTCACGCGTCGTGCGGCGCTGCTCGGAGCCGCGAGCACCCTTGTCGTGTCCTCGTCCCCAGCCCACGCCGCCGCTGGCGATCCGAGCCCGCCGATGTTTCGCAGCGGCCGCAGCCAGTTCATCGTCGAGCGGCCGCGCAATCCGCTGCCGGCGCTGAAGCTGCAGGACATCAGCGGCAAGGACGTCACGCTCGCGCCGACGTCCGGCCATGTCACGCTGGTCAATCTCTGGGCCACCTGGTGCGCGGCCTGCAAGATCGACCTGCCGACGCTCGCCGCGCTGGAGCGCGCGCGGATGCCGGGGCTCGACATCTGGACCATCTGCACCGACCGCCGCGACATCAAGACGATCCGCCGCTATGCTGAGGCGATCGCGATGCCCCGCTCCTCCTTCTCCGATCCGCATGCGCAGGCGACCAACCCGGCCAACGCCGAGGCCTCCCTCTTCGCCACGCCGGCAATGCCGATCACCTATCTGATCGGGACGAGCGGCTTGATCGAGGGCTATGTCACAGGCGCGGCCGAATGGCTGTCGGATCCCGGCCAGGCCCTGCTGCGCTACTATCTCGATCAGCCGGCGGCGTGA
- the soxX gene encoding sulfur oxidation c-type cytochrome SoxX, which translates to MMRSASRVIAVIVAVLPAAAAAQALAPYTISGDGIAQSLTGQPGDATRGRALVLARSSTCILCHSGPFPEARFQGDLAPSLAGAGSRSTPAQLRLRLVDAPSIKPGTIMPSYYRVDGLTRVGSAWRDKPILTAVQIEDIVAYLATLRE; encoded by the coding sequence ATGATGCGTTCGGCTAGCCGGGTCATCGCCGTGATCGTTGCCGTCCTGCCTGCGGCCGCCGCCGCGCAGGCGCTCGCGCCGTACACGATCAGCGGCGACGGCATCGCGCAATCCCTCACCGGCCAGCCGGGCGACGCCACGCGCGGCCGCGCCCTGGTGCTCGCGCGCAGCTCGACCTGCATCCTCTGTCATTCCGGCCCGTTCCCGGAAGCGCGTTTCCAGGGTGACCTCGCGCCGAGCCTCGCCGGTGCCGGCAGCCGCTCCACGCCCGCGCAGCTGCGCTTGCGGCTCGTCGATGCTCCCAGCATCAAGCCCGGGACGATCATGCCGTCCTACTATCGCGTCGACGGCCTGACCCGCGTCGGTTCCGCCTGGCGTGACAAGCCGATCCTGACGGCGGTACAGATCGAGGACATCGTCGCCTATCTCGCGACCCTGCGCGAGTAA
- the soxZ gene encoding thiosulfate oxidation carrier complex protein SoxZ, whose amino-acid sequence MPAALVNVPAKARRGAVIEIKTLMSHVMETGYRHTAAGEVVPRDIITSFTCKFNGAEIFRADLYPAIAANPFLSFFTTASESGRFEFEWIGDNGFVATASAAITVE is encoded by the coding sequence ATGCCCGCCGCCCTCGTCAACGTTCCCGCGAAGGCCAGGCGCGGCGCGGTCATCGAGATCAAGACCTTGATGAGCCACGTCATGGAAACCGGCTATCGCCACACCGCCGCCGGCGAGGTCGTGCCGCGCGACATCATCACGAGCTTCACGTGCAAGTTCAACGGTGCCGAGATCTTCCGCGCCGATCTCTATCCCGCCATCGCCGCCAACCCGTTCCTGTCGTTCTTCACAACGGCCAGCGAGAGCGGCAGGTTCGAATTCGAGTGGATCGGCGACAACGGCTTCGTCGCCACGGCGTCCGCGGCGATCACCGTCGAATGA
- the cyoD gene encoding cytochrome o ubiquinol oxidase subunit IV, with translation MTDHAQELGKQEFGDRSDLAPGEQQPGELRARILFYLAGLGLAVLLTATSFFIAGTHLVWRPSIPVALIVLAIAQMGVHLVFFLHITTGPDNTNNVLALAFGLIIVVLVVGGSLWIMANLNHNMMPMTQLMQMQR, from the coding sequence ATGACCGATCACGCTCAGGAGCTCGGCAAGCAGGAGTTTGGCGACCGCAGCGACCTTGCGCCCGGCGAGCAGCAGCCCGGCGAACTGCGCGCGCGCATCCTGTTCTACCTCGCCGGCCTCGGCCTTGCGGTGCTGCTGACGGCGACCTCGTTCTTCATCGCCGGCACCCATCTCGTTTGGCGGCCCTCGATTCCCGTGGCGCTGATCGTGCTGGCGATCGCGCAGATGGGCGTACACCTGGTGTTCTTCCTGCACATCACCACCGGCCCCGACAACACCAACAACGTGCTGGCGCTGGCGTTCGGGCTGATCATCGTTGTCCTCGTCGTAGGCGGTTCGCTGTGGATCATGGCGAACCTCAACCACAACATGATGCCGATGACCCAGCTGATGCAGATGCAGCGCTGA
- the cyoC gene encoding cytochrome o ubiquinol oxidase subunit III codes for MSVTSVEQAPAYADPHHLRVTEHPGPAPKRIVTGFGFWIFLLSDIVMFSCFFASFAVLSGGTAGGPGGAQLFDIRNVAIETALLLLSSFTCGMASIAADRHNALWFQVAMAVTGLLGAAFLLLEVREFADLVGRGDGPSRSAFLSAFFTLVGCHGLHVAAGILWLLTMMAQVVAKGFRADIERRILCFALFWHALDIIWVAVFSVVYLLGSAT; via the coding sequence ATGTCGGTGACATCCGTCGAGCAGGCGCCCGCCTATGCCGATCCGCATCATCTGCGCGTGACCGAGCATCCCGGGCCGGCGCCGAAGCGGATCGTGACCGGATTCGGGTTCTGGATCTTCCTGCTCTCCGACATCGTGATGTTCTCGTGCTTCTTCGCGAGCTTCGCGGTGCTGTCGGGCGGCACGGCCGGCGGGCCCGGCGGAGCCCAGCTGTTCGACATCCGCAACGTCGCGATCGAGACCGCGCTGCTGCTGCTGTCGAGCTTCACCTGCGGCATGGCGAGCATCGCCGCCGACCGCCACAACGCGCTCTGGTTCCAGGTCGCGATGGCTGTGACCGGCCTGCTCGGCGCCGCCTTCCTGCTGCTCGAGGTCAGGGAGTTCGCCGATCTCGTCGGCCGCGGCGACGGGCCGAGCCGCAGCGCCTTTCTGTCGGCGTTCTTCACCTTGGTCGGCTGCCACGGCCTGCACGTCGCGGCCGGCATCCTCTGGCTGCTCACCATGATGGCCCAGGTGGTGGCGAAGGGCTTCCGCGCCGACATCGAGCGCCGCATCCTGTGCTTCGCGCTGTTCTGGCATGCGCTCGACATCATCTGGGTCGCGGTGTTCTCCGTCGTTTATCTGCTCGGGAGTGCGACATGA
- the soxA gene encoding sulfur oxidation c-type cytochrome SoxA has product MRPYALLATALLILALPVLAGEIAPSDRRSGYEFMSSDSKAMQDDDTANPAMLSVLDGETLWSTKSGAANKSCNDCHGDVTVGMKGTAARYPAFDATSATPVDLGQRVNLCRRQHQQADPFAPESRELLALTALIAKQSRGMPINAGDDPRLASSVARGRELFFQRQGQLNLACANCHDDNWDRHLAGSSITQGQPTGYPIYRLEWQGMGSLQRRLRGCMTGVRAQAFDFDAPDMIALELYLMSRARGMKIDAPAVRP; this is encoded by the coding sequence ATGAGGCCCTACGCGCTCCTCGCTACGGCTCTGCTGATCTTGGCGCTGCCCGTGCTGGCCGGCGAGATCGCGCCCTCCGACCGCCGCTCCGGCTATGAGTTCATGTCGTCCGACAGCAAGGCTATGCAGGATGACGACACCGCCAATCCCGCGATGCTGTCGGTGCTCGATGGCGAGACGCTGTGGAGCACGAAGTCCGGCGCGGCAAACAAGTCCTGCAACGACTGCCACGGGGACGTCACCGTCGGCATGAAGGGCACGGCGGCACGCTATCCAGCCTTCGACGCAACGAGCGCCACGCCGGTCGATCTCGGCCAACGCGTCAATCTCTGCCGCAGGCAGCATCAGCAAGCGGATCCCTTTGCGCCAGAGAGCCGCGAGTTGCTCGCGCTGACGGCGCTGATCGCAAAGCAGTCGCGCGGCATGCCGATCAACGCCGGCGACGATCCACGCCTCGCCTCATCGGTCGCGCGCGGCCGCGAGCTGTTCTTCCAGCGCCAGGGCCAGCTCAACCTCGCCTGCGCCAATTGCCACGACGACAATTGGGACAGGCACCTCGCGGGCTCGTCCATTACGCAGGGGCAGCCGACCGGCTACCCGATCTACCGCCTGGAGTGGCAGGGCATGGGCTCGCTGCAGCGCCGCCTGCGCGGCTGCATGACCGGCGTCCGCGCCCAGGCTTTCGACTTCGACGCGCCGGACATGATCGCGCTCGAGCTCTATCTGATGTCGCGCGCACGCGGCATGAAGATCGACGCACCCGCGGTGCGGCCGTGA
- a CDS encoding thermonuclease family protein: MRLRDRLLSLCGAIVIAAGLTGSVLAATATVRSGDTIQLGDTVYRLDGIDAPEVDQLCIDDHADPWSCGVEAREQLTKLIAGRPVRCEDLGPDKPLKTRKIGICAVDGDKVSLNQQMARAGLAVSVEPAVKARVKDDVAAAKEGLRGLWKGCFVAPAEFRADKKDGALLGASCRADRDREIRAVLFPETPSAPPGCTIKGKFAVRARVTGNIGIYHLQGCPSYPATTEPDRWFCSEDDAKAAGFRRAFNCRAQKK, from the coding sequence ATGCGGCTGCGAGACCGGCTGTTGTCATTATGTGGAGCCATCGTCATCGCCGCCGGCCTGACCGGCAGCGTGCTGGCCGCGACCGCCACGGTGCGCAGCGGCGATACGATCCAGCTCGGCGACACCGTGTATCGGCTGGACGGCATCGACGCGCCCGAGGTCGACCAGCTCTGCATCGACGATCACGCCGATCCCTGGAGCTGCGGTGTCGAGGCGCGCGAGCAGCTCACCAAGCTGATCGCCGGCCGCCCGGTTCGCTGCGAGGATCTCGGTCCGGACAAGCCGCTGAAGACCCGGAAGATCGGGATTTGCGCGGTGGACGGCGACAAGGTCAGCCTCAATCAGCAGATGGCGCGCGCAGGCCTCGCGGTCAGCGTCGAGCCGGCCGTCAAGGCTCGCGTCAAGGACGATGTCGCCGCGGCCAAGGAGGGCTTGCGCGGACTCTGGAAGGGCTGCTTCGTTGCGCCGGCCGAGTTCCGCGCCGACAAGAAGGACGGCGCCCTGCTCGGCGCCTCCTGCCGCGCCGACCGCGACCGCGAGATCCGCGCCGTGCTGTTCCCGGAGACACCGAGCGCCCCGCCTGGCTGCACCATCAAGGGCAAGTTCGCGGTGCGCGCCCGCGTCACCGGCAACATCGGCATCTACCATCTGCAGGGCTGCCCGAGCTATCCGGCGACCACTGAGCCCGACCGCTGGTTCTGCTCAGAGGATGACGCAAAGGCCGCCGGCTTCCGCCGCGCCTTCAACTGCCGGGCCCAAAAGAAGTGA
- a CDS encoding DoxX family protein yields the protein MSATTTNDLPLQPSLALRIGLWTAQALVFALFAFAGVTKLFTPIPELAQMMPWAGEYSVGFVRTIGLIDLAGGLGILLPSLTRILPRLTVLAALGCSTLQVFALAFHLSRGEGAVTPLNIVLLALSLFVLWGRNSKAPIAPRG from the coding sequence ATGTCCGCGACGACGACGAACGACCTCCCTCTCCAGCCCTCCCTGGCGCTGCGCATCGGATTGTGGACCGCACAGGCCCTGGTCTTTGCCCTGTTCGCCTTCGCCGGCGTGACGAAGCTGTTCACGCCGATCCCGGAGCTTGCGCAGATGATGCCGTGGGCCGGGGAGTACTCGGTCGGCTTCGTCCGCACCATCGGCCTGATCGATCTCGCCGGCGGACTCGGCATCCTCTTGCCCTCGCTGACCCGGATCCTGCCGCGCCTGACGGTTCTCGCCGCGCTCGGCTGCTCCACCCTGCAGGTGTTCGCCCTTGCATTCCACCTCTCCCGCGGCGAGGGCGCCGTGACGCCGCTCAACATCGTGCTGCTGGCGCTGTCGCTCTTCGTGCTGTGGGGCCGCAACAGCAAGGCACCGATCGCACCGCGCGGCTGA
- a CDS encoding S1C family serine protease: protein MLDFTSDVAGDALSPAQASDAVPVDDRALLDAYSNAVIDVTERVGPAVVRVETGPKAGSRAERGGLGSGIVISPDGLVLTNSHVVGSSKTIRLRDVEGVVTDAQVLGVDPDTDLALLRANHARDLRYAALGNSKSLRRGQLVVAIGNPLGFESTVTAGVVSALGRSIRSVSGRMIEDVIQTDAALNPGNSGGALVSSAAEVIGINTAIIQGAQGICFAVASNTAQFVLSEIIRHGYVRRAYIGVSGQTAPVPRRHAVLAGVENKMGALLMQIEPDGPAARAGLLPGDVVIRLDGVDINGVDDLIRILDRDRIGRTVAMDVLRLGRLRGIDIHPVERKPARQAGG, encoded by the coding sequence ATGCTGGATTTCACTTCCGATGTCGCCGGCGACGCGCTGTCGCCGGCGCAGGCATCCGATGCTGTCCCGGTCGATGACCGGGCGCTTCTCGACGCCTATTCCAATGCGGTCATCGACGTCACCGAGCGGGTCGGCCCCGCCGTTGTTCGCGTCGAGACTGGACCGAAAGCGGGCTCCCGCGCCGAGCGCGGCGGCCTCGGCTCGGGCATCGTGATCTCGCCCGACGGTCTCGTGCTGACCAACAGCCATGTGGTCGGCAGCTCGAAGACCATCCGGCTGCGCGACGTCGAGGGCGTGGTGACCGACGCGCAAGTGCTCGGCGTCGATCCCGACACCGATCTCGCGCTGCTGCGCGCCAACCATGCGCGCGACCTGCGCTATGCCGCGCTCGGCAATTCCAAGAGCCTGCGGCGCGGCCAGCTGGTGGTCGCAATCGGCAATCCGCTCGGCTTCGAGTCGACGGTGACGGCCGGCGTCGTCTCGGCGCTCGGGCGCTCGATCCGCTCGGTGTCGGGGCGGATGATCGAGGACGTCATCCAGACCGATGCGGCGCTCAATCCCGGCAATTCCGGTGGCGCGCTGGTGTCGTCGGCGGCCGAGGTGATCGGCATCAACACCGCCATCATCCAGGGCGCGCAGGGCATCTGCTTTGCGGTCGCCAGCAACACCGCGCAGTTCGTGCTGTCGGAGATCATCCGCCACGGCTACGTCCGCCGCGCCTATATCGGCGTCTCCGGCCAGACCGCGCCGGTGCCGCGGCGTCACGCCGTGCTCGCCGGCGTCGAGAACAAGATGGGCGCGCTGCTGATGCAGATCGAGCCGGACGGCCCGGCGGCGCGCGCCGGCCTGTTGCCTGGCGATGTCGTGATCAGGCTCGACGGCGTCGACATCAACGGCGTCGACGACCTGATCCGCATCCTCGATCGCGACCGCATCGGCCGCACGGTCGCGATGGACGTGCTGCGGCTGGGAAGGCTGCGCGGCATCGACATCCACCCGGTCGAGCGCAAGCCGGCGAGGCAGGCCGGGGGTTGA
- a CDS encoding LysR family transcriptional regulator, producing the protein MDTLVSIRVFCQVAELKSFAAAADRLSLSPAMASKHVMQLEQRLSTRLLNRTSRRVGLTEAGQVYFDQVRPMLDQLDEAEAVVSKATVIPRGTLKVSAPVWFANPLFAGMLAAYHARHPDVVLDLDLSGRLVNLVEEGFDLALRVSATPGDGLIARPLPPVLMQLVASPAYLAAAGRPATLADLDGHGFLKYAHYPVRTIMVPHADGEVALGFRDVLISGNETLLHQAAVAGLGMAVLPRWLMADDLAAGRLEAVLPELLTIKAPLLAVYPSRKYLSAKVRTFIDFIAADPLMKQASDGPASAIDPIAVLARKGRKMEA; encoded by the coding sequence ATGGATACGCTGGTCAGTATTCGGGTATTCTGCCAAGTCGCCGAGCTCAAGAGCTTCGCGGCGGCGGCCGACCGCCTGAGCCTGTCGCCGGCGATGGCGTCCAAGCACGTCATGCAGCTGGAGCAGCGGTTGTCGACGCGGCTGCTCAACCGCACCAGCCGGCGGGTCGGCCTGACCGAGGCGGGGCAGGTGTATTTCGACCAGGTCCGTCCGATGCTCGATCAGCTCGACGAGGCCGAGGCCGTCGTGAGCAAGGCCACGGTGATCCCGCGCGGTACGTTGAAGGTCAGCGCGCCGGTGTGGTTCGCCAATCCGCTGTTTGCCGGGATGCTCGCGGCCTATCACGCGCGCCATCCGGACGTGGTGCTCGACCTCGATCTCAGCGGACGGCTGGTCAACCTTGTGGAGGAGGGGTTTGATCTCGCGCTCCGCGTCTCCGCGACGCCGGGTGACGGGCTGATCGCGCGTCCGCTGCCGCCGGTGCTGATGCAGCTCGTGGCGTCACCGGCCTATCTGGCCGCCGCGGGGCGGCCGGCGACGCTCGCCGATCTCGACGGTCATGGCTTTTTGAAGTACGCGCATTATCCGGTGCGGACGATCATGGTCCCCCACGCCGACGGCGAGGTCGCGCTCGGCTTCCGCGACGTGCTGATCAGCGGCAATGAGACGCTGCTGCACCAGGCCGCCGTCGCAGGCCTCGGCATGGCCGTGCTGCCGCGCTGGCTGATGGCGGACGATCTCGCAGCCGGGCGGCTCGAGGCCGTGCTGCCGGAGCTGCTGACGATCAAGGCGCCGCTCTTGGCGGTCTATCCAAGCCGCAAATATCTCTCCGCCAAGGTCCGCACCTTCATCGATTTCATCGCCGCCGATCCGCTGATGAAGCAGGCGTCGGACGGCCCGGCGTCCGCGATCGATCCGATCGCGGTGCTGGCGAGGAAAGGGAGGAAAATGGAGGCGTGA
- a CDS encoding sorbosone dehydrogenase family protein, translating into MTRRITTAAAAILGVVVTAAAAEPGVLKGKDAFGGWQGDAPGTVRLIRPENLPKPGATASAANVSRVVQRPASAVPKVPDGFKVALFAEGLSGPRIIRTAPNGDIFVAETRAGRVRVLRPNEDGSKAEATEIFADRLGHPFGIAFYPIADPQWVYVASTERVMRFPYRTGDMKASGAMQVVVPDLPAGYGHSTRDIVFTRDGQRMLVSVGSAGNVGEALGEPAGGLAAWIKAHPLGAAWGGETDRAGVLAFDPEGKSRSLFASGIRNCVGLAIQPATGMPWCSTNERDGLGDDLVPDYVTRVKEGGFYGWPWYYMGDNPDPRHAGERPDLKGQITVPDVLLQAHSASLGLTFYDADLFPPEYRGDGFAAEHGSWNRSKRTGYKVIRIRLKDGMPTGEYEDFVTGFVVNDREVWGRPVGVTVARDGSLLISEDGNGTIWRVSR; encoded by the coding sequence ATGACGAGACGGATCACGACGGCTGCCGCGGCCATCCTTGGCGTAGTGGTGACGGCCGCTGCCGCCGAGCCTGGTGTGCTCAAGGGCAAGGACGCGTTCGGCGGCTGGCAGGGAGATGCGCCAGGCACTGTTCGCCTCATCCGTCCCGAGAACCTGCCGAAGCCCGGAGCGACGGCGTCTGCCGCCAACGTCTCGCGCGTGGTGCAGCGGCCGGCCTCTGCTGTGCCCAAGGTGCCCGACGGCTTCAAGGTCGCGTTGTTCGCCGAGGGGCTGAGCGGGCCGCGCATCATCCGCACCGCGCCCAACGGCGACATCTTCGTCGCCGAGACGCGCGCGGGCCGGGTCCGCGTGCTGCGGCCGAACGAGGATGGCAGCAAGGCCGAGGCGACGGAGATCTTCGCCGATCGTCTCGGCCATCCCTTCGGCATCGCGTTCTACCCGATCGCCGATCCGCAATGGGTCTATGTCGCGAGCACCGAGCGGGTGATGCGCTTTCCCTATCGCACGGGCGACATGAAGGCGTCCGGCGCGATGCAGGTCGTCGTGCCCGATCTCCCCGCAGGCTATGGCCACTCCACCCGCGACATTGTCTTCACCAGAGATGGCCAGCGCATGCTGGTCTCGGTCGGCTCGGCCGGCAATGTCGGCGAAGCCCTGGGCGAGCCGGCCGGCGGCCTCGCCGCCTGGATCAAGGCGCATCCGCTCGGCGCCGCCTGGGGCGGGGAGACCGATCGCGCCGGCGTGCTGGCGTTCGATCCCGAGGGCAAGAGCCGCAGCCTGTTCGCGAGCGGCATCCGCAACTGCGTCGGCCTCGCCATCCAGCCCGCGACCGGCATGCCATGGTGCTCGACCAATGAGCGCGACGGGCTCGGCGATGATCTCGTCCCGGACTACGTCACGCGGGTGAAGGAGGGCGGCTTCTATGGCTGGCCCTGGTACTACATGGGCGACAACCCCGATCCGCGCCATGCCGGCGAGCGGCCGGATCTCAAGGGCCAGATCACGGTGCCCGACGTGCTGCTGCAGGCGCATTCCGCCTCGCTGGGCCTGACCTTCTACGACGCCGACCTGTTTCCGCCGGAGTATCGCGGCGATGGCTTCGCGGCCGAGCACGGCTCGTGGAACCGGTCGAAGCGCACCGGCTACAAGGTGATCCGCATCCGGCTGAAGGACGGCATGCCCACGGGCGAGTACGAGGACTTCGTCACCGGCTTCGTCGTCAATGATCGCGAAGTGTGGGGCCGGCCGGTCGGCGTCACCGTGGCGCGCGACGGCAGCCTGCTGATCTCCGAGGACGGCAACGGCACGATCTGGCGCGTCAGCCGCTGA
- a CDS encoding cysteine hydrolase family protein, translating into MANLAASATATIMAEPEPIALDLSKTALVIIDMQRDFMEPGGFGETLGNDVSQLARAVQPIANVLAAARKAGMLVIHTREGHKPDLSDAPPAKVERGAPSLRIGDPGPMGRILIRGEAGHDIIPALYPTDGEVVIDKPGKGAFYATEMGDVLKQHGIENLLVCGVTTEVCVNTTVREANDRGYRCVVVSDGCASYFPEFHEMGLKMIKAQGGIFGWVAESAAVLKAMV; encoded by the coding sequence ATGGCGAACCTAGCTGCATCGGCAACCGCAACGATCATGGCCGAACCGGAGCCGATCGCGCTCGATCTGTCGAAGACGGCGCTGGTCATCATCGACATGCAGCGCGACTTCATGGAGCCCGGCGGCTTTGGCGAGACGCTGGGCAATGACGTGTCGCAGCTCGCGCGTGCCGTGCAGCCGATCGCAAACGTGCTCGCCGCGGCGCGCAAGGCCGGCATGCTGGTCATCCATACCCGCGAGGGGCACAAGCCTGATCTCTCCGACGCGCCGCCGGCCAAGGTCGAGCGCGGCGCGCCGTCTTTGCGCATCGGCGATCCCGGCCCGATGGGCCGCATCCTCATTCGCGGCGAGGCCGGGCACGACATCATTCCCGCGCTCTATCCCACGGACGGCGAAGTGGTGATCGACAAGCCGGGGAAGGGCGCGTTTTACGCCACCGAGATGGGCGACGTGCTGAAGCAGCACGGCATCGAGAACCTGCTGGTGTGCGGCGTCACCACCGAGGTCTGCGTCAACACCACCGTGCGCGAGGCCAATGACCGCGGCTATCGCTGCGTGGTCGTCTCCGACGGCTGCGCGTCCTACTTCCCGGAGTTCCACGAGATGGGCCTGAAGATGATCAAGGCCCAGGGCGGCATCTTCGGCTGGGTCGCGGAGTCAGCCGCGGTGCTGAAGGCCATGGTCTGA
- a CDS encoding SoxY-related AACIE arm protein, whose translation MQRMFTPPHLSRRHLLQLAATATAASALPLITVRPAQATPAMLASAIRNVVGEAKLQVGKVRLDIPPLVENGNTVPMTVSVDHPMAPDSYVKSIHVFNEKNPQPNVANYHLAPSAGRAQVTTRIRLADTQKVVAIAKLSDGTFWSATVDVIVTLAACTEEMP comes from the coding sequence ATGCAACGCATGTTCACCCCACCCCACCTCTCGCGCCGCCACCTGCTGCAACTGGCGGCGACGGCCACCGCGGCCAGCGCGCTACCGCTGATCACCGTTCGGCCGGCGCAGGCGACGCCGGCGATGCTGGCGTCCGCCATCCGCAACGTCGTCGGCGAGGCCAAGCTGCAAGTCGGCAAGGTCCGGCTCGATATTCCGCCACTGGTCGAGAACGGCAACACCGTTCCGATGACGGTCAGCGTCGATCACCCGATGGCGCCGGACAGCTACGTCAAGAGCATTCACGTCTTCAACGAGAAGAACCCGCAGCCCAACGTCGCCAATTATCATCTCGCGCCGAGCGCCGGCCGCGCCCAGGTGACCACCCGCATCCGGCTCGCCGACACGCAGAAGGTCGTCGCGATCGCAAAGCTCTCCGACGGCACGTTCTGGTCCGCGACCGTCGACGTCATCGTCACGCTCGCCGCTTGCACCGAGGAGATGCCGTGA
- a CDS encoding COX aromatic rich motif-containing protein — MNIFDPKGPIAAAQQTILIDSVIIMLAIIVPTSIAVLAFAWWFRSSNGKARYRPDFAYSGAVELVVWSIPTLTVILLGGVAWIGSHQLDPAKPVDGTGLPIRIQAVSLDWKWLFIYPDQRVATVNSLTVPIGAPLQFELTSGSVMTAFFIPQLGGMIYTMNGMVTRLNLRGDHVGIYKGLASQFSGDGFPDMMFDTNVVAQPDFTNWVANAAKSDQVLDEASYKQLAAQSVEKTPRTYRLSDPELFGKIAMQHIPPAPGPQLSENQAREESGASHAH; from the coding sequence ATGAACATCTTCGATCCGAAGGGACCGATCGCCGCCGCCCAGCAGACGATCCTGATCGATTCCGTGATCATCATGCTGGCGATCATCGTTCCGACCTCGATCGCGGTGCTGGCCTTCGCCTGGTGGTTCCGCAGCTCCAACGGCAAGGCGCGCTATCGGCCGGACTTCGCCTATTCGGGAGCGGTCGAGCTCGTGGTGTGGTCGATCCCCACGCTCACCGTGATCCTGCTCGGCGGCGTCGCCTGGATCGGCTCGCACCAGCTCGATCCCGCCAAGCCGGTCGACGGCACCGGGCTTCCCATCCGCATCCAGGCGGTGTCGCTCGACTGGAAGTGGCTGTTCATCTATCCCGACCAGCGCGTCGCGACCGTGAACAGCCTGACTGTTCCGATCGGCGCGCCGCTGCAATTCGAGCTGACCTCGGGCAGCGTGATGACCGCGTTCTTCATCCCGCAGCTCGGCGGCATGATCTACACCATGAACGGCATGGTGACCCGGCTCAATCTGCGCGGCGACCACGTCGGCATCTACAAGGGCCTCGCTTCGCAATTCAGCGGCGACGGCTTTCCCGACATGATGTTCGACACCAACGTCGTCGCGCAGCCCGATTTCACCAATTGGGTGGCGAATGCGGCCAAGTCCGATCAGGTCCTGGATGAGGCGAGCTACAAGCAGCTTGCGGCGCAATCCGTCGAGAAGACGCCGCGGACCTACCGGCTCAGCGATCCCGAACTGTTCGGCAAGATCGCCATGCAGCATATCCCGCCGGCGCCGGGACCGCAGCTCAGCGAGAACCAGGCGCGGGAAGAGAGCGGAGCGTCGCATGCGCACTGA